A genomic window from Vigna radiata var. radiata cultivar VC1973A chromosome 2, Vradiata_ver6, whole genome shotgun sequence includes:
- the LOC106756608 gene encoding serine/threonine-protein kinase-like protein CCR4, translated as MAAFLLNRSFFCHLFLFCCIPSINTLSTVSISQTPHSNQTFICVLQHPNQQGQSNLNCTTFPRTQTPSFTLDVNPNVTYSQIVGGNGFVCALGPSSSSISIMGCWRFSANATTVPYKRIYNGPLLQDIDSSHTHVCGLVNNGSSSLKLECWQWHDFNSSSGSVRNMSMSSMAVGENFVCGLSPTGDVNCTGTGRVSSSRVVVDVPAPGGNYSFVAAGFRHACVLSGDGGLVCWGDMEGEKPQGRFVSLALGENRSCALGHDRRVVCWGSDNFTMPPTLKDTFFESIVAEKSVFCGVVSSNFSLLCWGSPFFESDSKVFEDVLPGPCRNKCPCGPLPNSAKLCQSPDVICQPCYPQVVQSSPSPPPPSPSPSQPSLPSNHSRWSSRMVAFLVVGCVGCSSLLLVIAFFLHRYCKSKRRGSRVHDSGRLDESSHSQPQPDAEAGSRVLQKRLSHVISMGNGSPLEEFSLGTLLQVTNNFSEEKRVGVGSFGSVYRATLEDGKEVAIKRAEASSSTYTVLGAQVDKDNAFVNELESLSRLHHKNLVRLVGFYEDTKERILVYEYMDNGSLGDHLHKLQTSALMSWPVRIKVALDAARGIEYLHQYATPPIIHRDIKSANILLDAKWTAKVSDFGLSLMGPDPEDEEAHLSLLAAGTVGYMDPEYYRLQHLTPKSDVYSFGVVLLELLSGYRAIHKNENGVPRNVVDFVVPFIYQDEIHRVLDKRVPPPTPFEIEAVAFVGYLAADCVRLEGRDRPTMSQVVNNLERALAACLAQPTLSRSTTYSSSH; from the coding sequence ATGGCAGCTTTTCTCCTTAATCGCTCCTTCTTCTGCcaccttttccttttttgttgtATTCCTTCTATAAACACACTCTCCACTGTTTCCATTTCTCAAACCCCCCATTCAAACCAAACATTTATTTGCGTCTTGCAACATCCAAATCAACAAGGACAATCAAATCTCAACTGTACAACCTTTCCTCGGACTCAGACTCCGTCTTTTACGCTTGATGTCAATCCTAACGTTACCTACTCTCAGATTGTGGGCGGCAACGGCTTTGTATGTGCTTTGGGGCCATCGtcttcttccatctccatcATGGGGTGTTGGAGATTCTCTGCCAATGCTACTACTGTTCCCTATAAGCGCATCTACAATGGACCCCTTCTCCAAGATATTGACAGTAGCCACACCCACGTTTGCGGTCTTGTAAATAATGGTAGTAGTAGCCTTAAGCTTGAGTGTTGGCAATGGCATGACTTCAATTCGAGCAGTGGGAGTGTGAGGAACATGTCAATGTCAAGCATGGCCGTGGGAGAGAATTTTGTGTGTGGCTTATCACCGACGGGGGACGTTAATTGCACAGGCACGGGGAGGGTTAGTAGTAgtagagttgttgttgatgttccTGCGCCTGGCGGGAATTATAGTTTTGTCGCAGCTGGCTTTAGGCATGCCTGTGTCCTCTCCGGTGATGGTGGTTTGGTTTGTTGGGGAGACATGGAGGGTGAGAAGCCACAAGGGAGGTTCGTTTCATTGGCGTTGGGAGAGAACCGTAGCTGCGCACTCGGGCATGACAGAAGAGTTGTTTGTTGGGGGTCCGATAATTTCACCATGCCGCCCACCTTGAAAGACACTTTTTTTGAGTCAATTGTGGCAGAGAAAAGCGTTTTCTGTGGAGTTGTATCTTCTAATTTTTCCTTGCTCTGTTGGGGTTCTCCATTTTTTGAGTCAGACAGCAAGGTGTTTGAAGATGTCCTCCCTGGACCTTGTAGGAACAAGTGCCCTTGTGGGCCCTTGCCCAACTCTGCCAAACTATGTCAGTCTCCAGACGTCATTTGCCAACCCTGTTACCCTCAAGTGGTTCAATCTTCACCTTCACCTCCacctccatcaccatcaccatcacagCCATCGCTACCATCAAACCACTCTCGTTGGAGCAGCCGAATGGTTGCATTCCTTGTGGTTGGATGTGTGGGGTGCAGTTCCCTGTTGCTAGTCATAGCTTTCTTCCTTCACAGGTACTGCAAGTCTAAACGCAGAGGAAGCCGTGTCCATGATTCTGGCCGGTTGGATGAGTCATCCCACTCTCAACCACAACCCGACGCTGAAGCTGGATCTCGTGTTCTTCAGAAGCGCCTGAGTCACGTGATCAGCATGGGAAATGGGAGCCCTTTGGAGGAGTTTTCTCTGGGGACACTGCTTCAAGTGACCAACAATTTCTCTGAGGAGAAGAGAGTTGGGGTTGGCAGCTTCGGTTCAGTGTATCGTGCCACTTTGGAGGACGGGAAGGAGGTTGCTATAAAAAGAGCCGAAGCTTCATCCTCCACCTACACAGTCTTGGGTGCCCAAGTGGACAAAGACAATGCTTTCGTGAATGAGCTAGAATCTCTCTCCAGACTCCACCACAAGAACCTGGTCCGCTTGGTGGGGTTCTACGAAGACACTAAAGAACGCATTTTGGTGTACGAGTACATGGACAATGGGAGCCTCGGTGACCATCTCCACAAGCTCCAAACTTCAGCTCTAATGTCATGGCCGGTGCGCATCAAGGTGGCTCTGGATGCTGCCAGAGGCATAGAGTACTTACACCAATACGCCACTCCTCCGATCATTCACCGTGACATCAAGTCTGCAAACATATTGTTGGATGCCAAGTGGACTGCCAAAGTCTCTGATTTTGGACTCTCCCTAATGGGACCTGATCCTGAAGATGAGGAGGCTCACCTTTCACTTCTGGCAGCTGGCACTGTTGGCTACATGGACCCTGAATACTACAGGCTTCAACATTTGACCCCCAAGAGTGACGTCTACAGCTTTGGCGTTGTTTTGCTGGAGTTGCTCTCCGGATACAGGGCCATCCATAAAAACGAGAATGGGGTGCCAAGAAATGTGGTTGATTTTGTGGTGCCATTCATTTATCAAGATGAGATTCACAGAGTCTTGGACAAAAGAGTGCCTCCTCCCACGCCTTTTGAGATAGAGGCTGTGGCGTTTGTCGGTTATTTGGCTGCAGATTGTGTCAGGCTCGAAGGTCGTGACAGACCAACAATGTCTCAAGTTGTAAATAACTTGGAAAGAGCATTGGCTGCATGTTTAGCACAACCAACACTCTCTAGGTCCACAACATACTCTTCTTCGCATTAG
- the LOC106756222 gene encoding receptor protein-tyrosine kinase CEPR2, producing MAKRPCLLSFFQLLAVLFLTFYSIFPPCVSQTSESHALFQFKNHLKDSLNYLASWNESNSPCDFYGITCDQVSGRVTEISLDNKSLSGVIFPSLSVLQSLQVLSLPSNLISEKLPAEISKCTSLRVLNLTGNQLVGAIPDLSGLRNLQILDLSANYFSGSIPSWVGNLTGLVSLGLGENAYNEGEIPGTLGNLKNLTWLYLGGSHLVGEIPESLYEMKALETLDMSRNKISGRLSRSISKLENLYKIELFSNNLTGEVPAELANLTNLREIDLSANNMYGRLPEEIGNMKNLVVFQLYENRFSGELPIGFADMHHLIGFSIYRNNFTGTIPKDFGRFSALESIDISENQFTGDFPKFLCERSKLRFLLALQNNFSGTFPESYATCKSLERFRISMNQLSGKIPDEVWALPYVKIIDLAYNDFTGVVPSEIGLSTSLNQVVLTKNRFSGKLPSELGRLVNLEKLYLSSNNFSGEIPPEIGSLKQLSSLHVEVNSLTGSIPPELGNCARLVDLNLAWNSLSGNIPQSISLMSSLNSLNISGNKLKGSIPDSLEAIKLSSVDFSENLLSGRIPSGLFIVGGEKAFIGNKGLCFEGNLKPSLNSDLKICAKSHDQPRVPANKFVFIFLIASTFVVILAGLLLLSCRSLKHGAENSMQRQKETSQKWKLASFHQVDIDADEICNLDEDNLIGSGGTGKVYRVELRKNRAMVAVKQLGKIDGVKILAAEMEILGKIRHRNILKLYASLLKGGSNLLVLEYMPNGNLFQALHGQIKDGKPDLDWKQRYKIALGAAKGIAYLHHDCNPPIIHRDIKSSNILLDEDYEPKIADFGIARFAEKSDKQLGYSCLAGTLGYIAPELAYATDITEKSDVYSFGVVLLELVTGREPIEEDYGEAKDIVYWVLTHLNDRESILNILDERVASESVEDMMKVLKIGIKCTTKLPSVRPTMREVVKMLIDAEPCALKSPKCRHHKDTNALL from the exons ATGGCCAAGAGGCCCTGTCTCTTATCCTTTTTCCAGTTATTGGCAGTGCTCTTTCTCACCTTCTACTCTATTTTCCCGCCTTGTGTGTCTCAGACGTCGGAAAGCCACGCTCTTTTTCAGTTCAAGAACCATTTGAAGGACTCCTTGAATTATTTGGCTTCCTGGAATGAATCAAATTCTCCATGTGACTTTTATGGAATTACATGTGATCAAGTTTCTGGGAGAGTCACAGAAATCTCACTGGACAATAAGTCCCTCTCTGGTGTCATTTTCCCATCACTCTCAGTTTTGCAGAGCCTGCAAGTTCTCTCACTACCGTCAAATTTAATTTCCGAAAAGCTTCCAGCAGAAATAAGCAAGTGTACCAGCCTCAGAGTGTTGAATCTAACAGGAAATCAATTGGTGGGAGCAATCCCAGACTTGTCTGGGCTGAGAAACCTGCAAATTCTTGACCTTTCAGCAAACTACTTTTCTGGAAGCATCCCTAGCTGGGTGGGGAATCTAACAGGACTGGTTTCACTGGGTCTTGGGGAAAATGCATACAATGAAGGTGAGATACCAGGGACTCTTGGAAATCTGAAGAACTTGACCTGGCTTTATCTTGGTGGCTCCCATTTGGTAGGAGAGATTCCAGAATCACTGTATGAAATGAAGGCATTGGAGACACTGGATATGTCAAGAAACAAAATATCTGGAAGACTATCCAGATCAATTTCCAAGTTAGAGAATCTTTACAAGATTGAGCTCTTCTCAAATAATTTGACAGGAGAGGTTCCAGCAGAGCTTGCAAACCTCACCAATCTGCGGGAGATTGACCTTTCTGCAAACAACATGTATGGTAGGCTGCCAGAGGAAATTGGGAATATGAAGAACTTGGttgtttttcaattatatgAAAACAGATTTTCTGGAGAACTTCCTATAGGATTTGCAGATATGCACCATCTCATTGGGTTCTCAATATATAGAAACAACTTCACTGGGACAATTCCAAAAGATTTTGGCCGTTTTTCAGCACTTGAAAGTATTGACATATCTGAGAATCAATTTACAGGCGATTTCCCAAAGTTCTTGTGTGAAAGAAGTAAGTTGAGGTTTCTGCTTGCATTGCAAAACAATTTCTCAGGGACTTTTCCGGAGTCTTATGCTACATGTAAATCTCTGGAGAGATTTAGGATCAGTATGAACCAGTTATCTGGGAAAATTCCAGATGAGGTTTGGGCACTTCCGTATGTAAAGATAATTGATTTGGCGTATAACGATTTCACCGGTGTTGTACCTTCAGAAATTGGGTTGTCTACTAGCTTAAATCAGGTAGTTTTGACAAAAAACAGGTTTTCAGGTAAGCTCCCATCAGAACTTGGCAGACTGGTGAACTTGGAGAAGCTTTACTTGAGCAGCAACAATTTCTCTGGTGAAATACCGCCTGAAATTGGATCTCTGAAGCAGTTATCCTCTTTGCATGTAGAAGTGAATTCCTTAACTGGTTCAATACCACCAGAACTGGGTAATTGTGCAAGACTAGTGGACTTGAATCTTGCTTGGAATTCTCTATCTGGAAATATCCCCCAGTCAATTTCACTTATGAGCTCATTGAACTCTCTTAACATATCTGGAAACAAACTTAAAGGTTCTATTCCAGATAGTTTAGAAGCCATAAAGTTAAGCTCGGTGGATTTTTCTGAAAACCTGCTTTCTGGAAGAATTCCATCTGGTCTTTTTATTGTTGGAGGAGAGAAAGCTTTTATTGGAAACAAGGGGCTGTGTTTCGAGGGAAACCTAAAACCTTCCCTGAATTCTGATCTGAAGATTTGTGCCAAAAGTCATGATCAGCCAAGGGTTCCTGCTAATAAATTTGTCTTTATCTTTCTCATTGCTTCtacttttgttgttattttagcTGGTTTGCTGCTTTTGAGTTGTAGAAGCCTCAAGCATGGTGCAGAAAATAGCATGCAACGTCAGAAGGAAACAAGTCAAAAATGGAAACTTGCATCTTTCCACCAAGTGGATATCGATGCTGATGAAATATGTAATCTGGATGAAGATAATTTGATAGGTAGTGGTGGCACAGGAAAGGTTTATCGAGTGGAATTGAGGAAAAATAGAGCCATGGTGGCTGTCAAGCAACTAGGGAAAATAGATGGTGTGAAAATTTTAGCTGCAGAGATGGAGATTTTGGGGAAAATCAGGCATAGAAATATACTTAAACTCTATGCTTCTTTACTTAAAGGAGGATCGAACCTTTTAGTGTTGGAGTACATGCCAAATGGTAATCTATTTCAAGCTCTCCATGGACAGATAAAAGATGGGAAGCCAGACTTGGACTGGAAACAGAGGTATAAAATTGCTCTGGGAGCTGCGAAAGGAATTGCTTATTTACACCATGACTGTAATCCGCCTATTATTCATAGGGATATAAAATCCAGCAACATTTTGCTTGACGAGGATTATGAGCCAAAAATTGCTGATTTTGGTATAGCAAGGTTTGCAGAAAAATCTGATAAGCAGTTGGGATATAGCTGTCTGGCTGGCACACTTGGTTATATTGCTCCAG AACTTGCTTATGCCACTGACATCACTGAAAAGAGTGATGTTTATAGCTTTGGAGTGGTACTGTTAGAATTAGTGACAGGCAGAGAACCCATTGAAGAGGATTATGGAGAGGCAAAGGATATTGTTTATTGGGTTTTGACTCATCTGAATGACCGTGAAAGTATTCTCAACATTCTTGATGAAAGGGTGGCATCTGAGTCTGTTGAAGATATGATGAAAGTGTTGAAGATTGGCATCAAGTGCACCACTAAGCTTCCTTCTGTGCGTCCCACCATGAGAGAGGTTGTTAAGATGCTAATTGATGCAGAACCTTGTGCATTGAAATCTCCAAAATGCCGTCATCACAAAGACACTAATGCCCTTCTCTGA